Proteins encoded together in one Pseudomonas sp. ADAK13 window:
- a CDS encoding ABC transporter ATP-binding protein has protein sequence MLNLSAVHKSRGVGAQRYSLVIPGLQLRAGEQLAVVGPSGCGKSTLLDLLALVLAPDQVGQFDFNGVDIAGLWRGDQQSELARLRSGHLGYVLQTGGLLGFLDVRGNIALSRQLLGLKDDGSVARLAAQLEITDQLDKKPAALSVGQRQRVSCARALAHGPQLLLADEPTAALDPLNAERVMQALLAQARNNGACCVIATHDEPLARASGLQVRRISCRRDTDGGVTATLGEAC, from the coding sequence ATGCTGAACTTGAGCGCAGTGCACAAGAGCCGGGGCGTCGGCGCCCAGCGCTACAGCCTGGTGATTCCGGGCCTGCAACTGCGTGCGGGTGAACAGTTGGCGGTGGTGGGGCCGAGTGGCTGTGGCAAGAGCACGTTGCTGGATTTGCTCGCGCTGGTGTTGGCGCCGGATCAGGTCGGGCAGTTCGACTTCAACGGTGTCGACATCGCCGGGCTTTGGCGTGGCGATCAGCAAAGTGAGCTGGCTCGATTGCGCAGCGGGCACCTGGGCTATGTGCTGCAAACCGGTGGCCTGCTGGGTTTTCTCGATGTACGCGGCAACATTGCGCTGTCGCGGCAACTGCTGGGCTTGAAGGACGACGGCAGCGTGGCGCGGCTGGCTGCGCAGTTGGAGATCACCGATCAGCTGGATAAGAAGCCGGCGGCGTTGTCCGTGGGCCAGCGTCAGCGGGTCAGTTGCGCGAGGGCTCTGGCCCATGGCCCGCAACTGTTGCTGGCGGATGAGCCCACCGCGGCGCTCGACCCGTTGAACGCCGAACGTGTGATGCAGGCGTTGCTGGCCCAGGCGCGGAACAACGGCGCGTGCTGCGTGATCGCCACCCATGACGAGCCCTTGGCCCGCGCCAGCGGCTTGCAGGTACGGCGCATCAGTTGCCGTCGCGATACCGACGGCGGCGTCACTGCGACCCTCGGGGAGGCGTGCTGA